GCTCGCCGTCCCAGTAGGCGTTGTCGAAATTGACGTCGTAGTGCACGGACGCGACGAGCGGCAGACCCTTGCCGTCCAGCGAATTGCGGTCGTAGACGTCGGCGTAGAGCGCGAACGTCTCACCCAGGCCGTCGTAGGCCTCGTTGACCGAGCCGTCACTGGTCGCGGGATCGCCCTCGCCCCGGCGCTTGGTGCCCGGCAGGTCCGTGCCGTGCCCCGCGTCGTAGATGGTGCGCTGCGGCGCGAACGAGCCGGTCGGAGCCTCTTGGGGATGAACGGCGTTGGCCGGCAACTCGTAGTCTCCGTGCGCCTCCGCTCGCTCGCGCAGCTCGGTGGGGATCAGCCCGACCGCGCCGTGGCTGCCCTCCGAGGTGACCTGCGCCTCGCGGACGGCGCGCTGTCCCACATGTCGCAGGCTCGTCGCGAGGGTGCGTTGCGCCGCGCGCGCGATCTCCTCCTCATCGGAGGCGGCGAGCTTCTCCAACAGGTGCGGCGGGACTATCTGGCAGTGACTCATGAGTCCATCGTGGACCTCCGCACCGACAAGCGGGCTGATGGCGGGCGCTGCACTGCGTGGTGTCCGGGGAGAGGTCGGGGATCTCGCTCTCGGCGTCATCGCGGGCTGGAACATCACGCGTCGACCCGCAGGGCGACGACCGGTGGTGTCGCGATGGCGCGCCGAGCGGGCGGCTGCGAAGCCAGGAGTATGACGGCCAGCGCCGCCAGCACGATCGCGACCAGCACCAACCACGGCAGACCCCAGACGAACCCGTCGGTCTCGACCCCGACGAGGGCCTGGGCACTGGCCGACCCGTAACAGACGCCGACCAGCATTCCCGCGGAGGTTGCTGCGGCCGACATCGCGACCGATTCCTTGGTGATCATCGACCGCACCTGGGACCCGGTCAAGCCGAGGGCGCGCAGCAGACCCAGCTCGCGGCGCCGCTGGATCACGGTCAGCGACATGGTGCTGACGAAGCCGATCGCTGCGATCAACGACGAGACGACGCCGACGGTGATGGTGATCGTCGAGGCGACCGACAGCATGTCGTGCGCCTCGTGCCGCTGCGCCATCGTCAGGTCCTGCCAGGAGTTGACGGCGGTCTGCAGGGCGGACGTACCGGAGGCGATCGTCACCACCAGCGCGACACCGACGAACAGCCCGAGGGTCGACCGAGTGGTCCGTGCCGGGTCGGCGACGGCGTTGCGGCGCGCGATGACGCTCGGCGCATCGCCGCCGATCAGGCGTCCCAGGACACCGACTGCCGCCGGCAGGACGAACCGCGCGCCGGCGAGCAGACCGGTCGACGTGACGCAGGCCGCGAGGAAGGCGACGAGGAAGCCTGCCGCGACACCACGTTCGCCGAGGGCCATCGCCAGTGCGAACAGGGCCGCACCGCCGATCACGAGGACCGTCGAGCAGGCGACCCGCACACGCCCGGCCCGCCCGCCGGAGCTGCGGGCGCCGATGGAGCCGGCCAGTGCGTCCGCGGGTGACGCCTCCAGCACCCGGCGCGAACCCGCCCACCCCGACGCCGCGGCCACGGCGGTGATGGCGGCCACCGCCACGGGTGTTCCGAGCGAGAACCAGGGGTAGTCGGCCACCGGCAGATGCCGCTGGTGCACCAGCACGACCCGGACGACGTCGACGAGCAGCGTCGCGGCGACGACCCCGATCACGCTGCAGATCAAGCAGATCCGAGCGGTGGTCATCGCGATCGAACGCCGCAGCTCGGTGCTCCGTGCCCCGAGCAGCCGGAGAGTGGCGATCTGCCGCAGGCGACCGGCGATCACAGTGGCGACACCCGCCGAGATCACCACTGCGGCGACATACAGGGCCATGCCGATGAAGACGACCGAGACGACCGCGAGGAGGATGCTCAGCGAGCCGCCGGTGCTGCTGCTCATCGCCGAGAGCATCGTGCCGCAGCTGAGCAACGCTCCGGCATACGCACCGGCGAGACCTGCCACCGCGCCGACGGTCCCGAGCTCGCGCGTGGAACCGAGCACCAGGTCGTGTCGCATCCTCATGCCGGGACTCCTTCAGCGGTGAGGAGCAGTTGCGAGATCTGCTGTGGCGTCAGACGGCCGTGGTCGGCGACGACCCGCCCGTCGGCCAGCACGAGGACCCGGTCGGCGTACGAGGCGGCGATCGGGTCGTGACTGACCATGGCGATGGTCTGGCCGTATTCGGTTGCGGCCGAACGCAATAACTGGAGGACCTCGCGCGAGCTGCGGGTGTCGAGGTTGCCCGTCGGCTCATCGGCGAAGATGATCGCCGGTCGTGGTGCGAGCGCGCGCGCGATGGCGACGCGTTGCTGCTGCCCGCCGGACAACTCGGCGGGTTTGTGCGCGATCCGCTCGGTGATGCCGAGCACGTGTACGAGATGGTCGATCCAGCCCTGCTCCTGCGGCGCGATGCGGTGGCCGGCGAGTTGGAACGGCAAGGTGATGTTCTCGGCCACGGTGAGCGTCGGCACCAGGTTGAACGACTGGAAGACGAAGCCGACCTCTCGGCGGCGCAGCGTGGTGCGCGCGGTGTCGTCCATGGTGTGCAGTGGTTGGCTGGCGAGAAAGACGCCGCCCCGGGTGGCGTCGTCGAGGCCTGCGGCGACATTCATGAAGGTCGACTTCCCGGAGCCGGACGGGCCCATGATCGCAGTGAATTCGCCGCGCCGGATGTCGACGCTCACGTCGCTGAGCGCGAAGATGATGCTGCTGCCGGTGCCGTAACTCTTGGTGACCTGCCGGAAGGAGACGACTGCCTGGTCGTCGGTGGGTGTCGTGGACATGTGCACCAGCGTCGCCCGGGCCGGGTGCCCGGCACATCGGGCGTGGGTGCGAAATCGGCTACGCCGTCAGATGTATGGCGCACGCAGCGCCATACATCTCACAGCAGACCGTGTTCGTAGCAGTAGACCACCAACTGGACGCGGTCGCGCAGGTGCAGCTTGGTGAGGATGCGCGACATGTGGGTCTTCACGGTTGCCTCCGAAAGGTATTCAGCGGAGGCGATTTCGGCGTTCGACATACCCTGCGCCGCGCGCAGCATGATCTCCCGCTCGCGCCCGGTCAACAGGTCGTACTCCGCACCGGGGGCCTGGGCCTGTTCGGCGCGGAAGCGCTCGAAGAGGGACTTGGTCGCGCTCGCGGCGACGACCTGGTTCCCGGCGGCGACCGCCCGGATCGCGCCGAGCAGGAACTCCGGCTGCGCGTCCTTGAGGAGGAAGCCACTGGCGCCGGCCTCGATCGCGTCCGCTACTGCGGCGTCGAGGTCGAAAGTGGTCAGCACCAACACCTTCGGCGCTTCATCGCCGTACTTCGCACAGATCGCGCGGGTCGCGGCGACGCCGTCGAGGTGAGGCATCCGGACGTCCATCAGGAGGACGTCGGGGGACACGCGGGCGACGAGGTCGACCGCCTCGTCGCCGTCACCGGCCTGGCCGACGACGGTGAGATCGGGCTGGCTGCCGATCACCAGGGCCAGCCCGCTGCGGAACAGCGCCTGGTCGTCGATCATGGCCACACGGATCGGGGCATCGGTCACGGGCGCGTTGATTCCTTTGTGCTCGAAGCGGTTTCTGCGTTGCCGGTTCTCGTCGGCTCGGGGATGACGGCTTCGACGACCCAGTGCGGGCCGTCGGGCCCGGCGTTCAGGTGCCCGCCGGCGATGGTGGCGCGCTCCATCATCCCGATGACCCCGTGCCCGGTGCCCTCGCCACGCTCGCCGATGGTGTTGACCACGCGGAGCCGGTAGCCGTCGGTCCAGTCCTGCGTGACGTGCACCGGCCGGCTGAGGTCACCGTGCTTGAGCGCGTTGGTGAGGGCCTCTCCGAGCAACCGGTAGGCGGTGAGTGCCAGCAACGTCGAGGTGTCCGGGTCTCCGTCCGACCGGTAGCGGATCTGCATGCCGGTCAGGCGCATTCGGTCGATCAGCCGCTCCTGCTGCGCGTTGCCGGGGGTGGACCGGTCGGCGTCGGGGTCCCGCAGTTCGGCGAGGATCGTGCGCAGGTCCGCGATGGTCGAGCGCGCGGTCTCCGCGATGACCTCCAGCGCCTGCTCGGTCGCCTCCGGGTCGGACCGCAAGGCGTACCTGGCGCCGTCCGCCTGGGCGGCGACGACCGCCCACGAGTGCGCGACGATGTCGTGCATGTCCGCTGCCGCCCGGCTGCGCTGCAGCTCGTGCTCGTAGCTGTCGGCGAGCCGGCGTCGCTCGACCGCGTCCACCTGGGCGTCCAGGGCCGCCTGGATCCGCCGGCGGCGTTGCAGCTGCAGGTAACCCGCGATCCAACCGCCCCCGCAGACGAGTGCGGCCAGGGCCGTCACCGCCACCGCCGGGAAGACCCGTTCCAGCGCCCAGGGTCCGTCCTGCACGAAGATCAGCATCCACACGAGCAACCCGGCACAGCCGACACCGGCTGCGATCAGCCCGAAGCGACGCACCGCGAGCCGCGGGTGCGCCCCGAGCACGAAGAAGAGCGCGGCATACGCCACGTCGGCGAAGGCCAGCCGGAGATACCACCCGGGGTGCGCGAACTGGATCGCCGCGGCGACCAGCCCGAGCGCCACCATCGCCGGCAGGCTGAGCCGGCGCACTGCGAGTGCGGCTGCCAGCACGAGGACGACGATGGCGTCGCCGGTGCCCACCGCGGCGTAGAGCACCCCGACGACGGCCGCATAGACGGCTGCGCAGCCCAGATCGAAGCCCAGCTGGCGGCGGCTCGGCCGGCCCTGCTCCCAGATCTGTGGCATGTCTCCAGTGTGACCGACGGACGTACCCGTCACATCCGCCGGAAGTTGTATGCCGTGGACGGCCGTTCACGTGTCGGACGTGATGCCCGTCTCGTGGACAGCCCGCGGAGGGGTGCCGTACAGTGGCGAGCGTGCGTTCGGCATACGTGCTTCTCCTTGCTTGCCGCGACGAGGCCTGACTTTCGGCCTTCCTCGTCGCGGAGGTTCTGCTGCCCCGGGCCGAAGCCCAGCACTCACCGCGGCTCACCCTCCGCGAATATCGCGGGTCGCAAGCTCCCCGCGACATCCCGGAGTTCGAGCCTCTGGTGACTGTGCTGGCCCAACTTCACTGAAAAGACGAGACATGAAGCACCCCCAGCTGCCGACCTCGATGCCGATCGGCAAATACGTACCCTTCCACGAACAGATCAAGGTCGACCTGCCGGACCGGCAGTGGCCGAGCAAGGTCATCAGCAAGGCGCCGCGCTGGTGTGCGGTCGACCTGCGCGACGGCAACCAGGCCCTCATCGACCCGATGAATTCCGAACGCAAGAAGCGGATGTTCGACCTGCTGGTCGGCATGGGGTACAAGGAGATCGAGGTCGGCTTCCCCAGCGCGAGCCAGACCGACTACGACTTCGTTCGCGAGCTGATCGAGGGCGGCCACATCCCCGACGACGTCACGATCCAGGTGCTCACCCAGTGCCGTGACCAGCTGATCGAGCGGACCTTCGACGCGATCCGGGGCGCGAAGCAGGTCATCGTGCACTTCTACAACTCGACGAGCATCCTGCAGCGCCGGGTGGTCTTCGGGCTCGGCGAGGACGGCATCGTCGACATCGCGACCCAGGCCGCGCGGCTGGTCAAGAAGCTCGAGGAGACCGTCCCCGACACGGACGTCTACTACGAGTACTCGCCGGAGTCCTACACCGGCACGGAGCTGGAGTTCGCGGCGCGCATCTGCAACGAGGTCATCGAGATCATCGACCCGACCCCGGACCACAAGATGATCGTCAACCTGCCGGCCACCGTCGAGATGGCGACCCCGAACGTCTACGCCGACTCGATCGAGTGGATGTCGGCCCACCTGACCCGGCGTGAGTCGGTGATGCTGAGCCTGCACCCGCACAACGACCGCGGAACCGGTGTGGCCGCAGCGGAACTCGGCTACCAGGCCGGCGCCGACCGCATCGAGGGGTGCCTGTTCGGCAACGGTGAGCGCACCGGCAACGTCGACCTGGTCACCCTGGGCCTGAACCTCTTCAGCCAGGGCATCGACCCGCAGATCGACTTCTCCGACATCGACAGGATCCGGCGCACCGTCGAGCACTGCAACCAGCTGCCGGTGCACGAGCGGCACCCGTACGGCGGGGACCTGGTCTTCACGGCGTTCTCCGGGTCGCACCAGGACGCCATCAACAAGGGCTTCGCCGACATGCAGCGTCAGGAGCGCGAGACCGGAAAGTCGATCAACGACCTGGTGTGGGGCGTGCCCTACCTGCCGATCGACCCGCATGACGTCGGCCGTTCCTACGAGGCGGTCGTGCGCGTCAACAGCCAGTCCGGCAAGGGCGGTGTCGCCTACCTGCTCAAGGCCGAGCACCAGCTGGACCTGCCGCGCCGGCTGCAGATCGAGTTCAGCGGGGTGGTGCAGAAGCGCACCGACACCGTCGGCGGCGAGGTCACACCGGAGCAGCTCTGGGTCGCGTTCCAGGACGAATACCTGCCGAACACCGGTGAGGGCGAGGCGGCCTGGGGTCGTTTCCGGCCGATCACCCACTCTCTGGAGAGCGGCGCGCACGAGCACGACCACATCGTCGCCACGATGACCGACCACGGCGAGCAGATCACCGTCGAGGGCGAGGGCAACGGCCCGATCGACGCGTTCGTCAACGCGCTCGCATCGATCGGGGTGGACGTCCGGGTGCTCGACTACGCCGAGCACACCCTGTCGACCGGTGGTGACGCGAGCGCTGCGGCATACCTCGAGTGCGCCATCGGCGACCGCGTCCTGTGGGGTGTCGGGGTGCACAGCTCGATCGTGAAGGCGTCGCTGACCGCGATCCTGTCGGCCGTCAACCGCGCCGAGCGGGACGCAGCGGTTGCCGAGGCCGCTGCCGGCTGACCCGGCGGCCGGGTCACGCCCCGGCTACGGTGACCAGGTGACTGCACGGCTGATCCTGCTCAACGGGCTGCCCGGGGTGGGCAAGTCCACGCTGGCGCGCGGGTATGTCGCGACGCGTCCCGGCGTCCTCGACCTCGACATCGACGTCCTGCGCACGATGCTCGGTGGCCCCTGGGAGGGGACCGCCGAGCTCGGTCGCTCGCTCGCGCTGCAGATCATCCGGACGCACCTGGCGAGCGGGTATGACGTCGTCGTGCCACAGCTGGTCGCGAACCCGGACCAGCTGCGCCGGTTCGAGGATGCCGCAACCGGTTTCGGGTTCGTCCAGGTGCTGGTCGACGGCAGATCACGGTCGGGTGATGCGCCCTGGCAGCAGGATCTGCACGCGGATGAACTCGACTACTACCGGCAGCGGCTGGGCCGACTGGTGTCGCAGCGACCCGGTGTGCACCGGGTCGACGTGATCGACGGCGACCCTGCAGCAGCGGCCGAGGTACTGGCGCAGCTGCTCGGCGAACCGTCAGCGACCGGCTGACCGATCAGGGCGCCGTGCCGACCAGATAGGCGACGGCCACGTGCTGGGTCGACAGTTTCTGAGTGCGCTCGTTGTAGAGCGTCGCCGTCCAGGACTTCGTGCTGCGGTCGATGCCGTCTCCGCTGGCCGGCCCGAACACGTCGCCGTCCTTGGTGCACGACGCGAAACCCAGCCAGTCCGGGTGCTCGGGCACGGTGCCCCAGGCGCCACCGACGCGGATCTGGCACCGGTCACCGTCGGCGAGCCGCATGTTGAGCGGCGAGGTCACCGAGGGCTTCGTCGGGTTGCCCCACGCGCCGGTGTAGGGCAGCCGGACCAGCACCTTGTCCGTCGCGTTGCGCAGGCACAACGCGGT
This genomic window from Flexivirga oryzae contains:
- a CDS encoding ABC transporter permease, with translation MRMRHDLVLGSTRELGTVGAVAGLAGAYAGALLSCGTMLSAMSSSTGGSLSILLAVVSVVFIGMALYVAAVVISAGVATVIAGRLRQIATLRLLGARSTELRRSIAMTTARICLICSVIGVVAATLLVDVVRVVLVHQRHLPVADYPWFSLGTPVAVAAITAVAAASGWAGSRRVLEASPADALAGSIGARSSGGRAGRVRVACSTVLVIGGAALFALAMALGERGVAAGFLVAFLAACVTSTGLLAGARFVLPAAVGVLGRLIGGDAPSVIARRNAVADPARTTRSTLGLFVGVALVVTIASGTSALQTAVNSWQDLTMAQRHEAHDMLSVASTITITVGVVSSLIAAIGFVSTMSLTVIQRRRELGLLRALGLTGSQVRSMITKESVAMSAAATSAGMLVGVCYGSASAQALVGVETDGFVWGLPWLVLVAIVLAALAVILLASQPPARRAIATPPVVALRVDA
- a CDS encoding sensor histidine kinase is translated as MPQIWEQGRPSRRQLGFDLGCAAVYAAVVGVLYAAVGTGDAIVVLVLAAALAVRRLSLPAMVALGLVAAAIQFAHPGWYLRLAFADVAYAALFFVLGAHPRLAVRRFGLIAAGVGCAGLLVWMLIFVQDGPWALERVFPAVAVTALAALVCGGGWIAGYLQLQRRRRIQAALDAQVDAVERRRLADSYEHELQRSRAAADMHDIVAHSWAVVAAQADGARYALRSDPEATEQALEVIAETARSTIADLRTILAELRDPDADRSTPGNAQQERLIDRMRLTGMQIRYRSDGDPDTSTLLALTAYRLLGEALTNALKHGDLSRPVHVTQDWTDGYRLRVVNTIGERGEGTGHGVIGMMERATIAGGHLNAGPDGPHWVVEAVIPEPTRTGNAETASSTKESTRP
- a CDS encoding AAA family ATPase; the protein is MTARLILLNGLPGVGKSTLARGYVATRPGVLDLDIDVLRTMLGGPWEGTAELGRSLALQIIRTHLASGYDVVVPQLVANPDQLRRFEDAATGFGFVQVLVDGRSRSGDAPWQQDLHADELDYYRQRLGRLVSQRPGVHRVDVIDGDPAAAAEVLAQLLGEPSATG
- a CDS encoding ABC transporter ATP-binding protein, translating into MSTTPTDDQAVVSFRQVTKSYGTGSSIIFALSDVSVDIRRGEFTAIMGPSGSGKSTFMNVAAGLDDATRGGVFLASQPLHTMDDTARTTLRRREVGFVFQSFNLVPTLTVAENITLPFQLAGHRIAPQEQGWIDHLVHVLGITERIAHKPAELSGGQQQRVAIARALAPRPAIIFADEPTGNLDTRSSREVLQLLRSAATEYGQTIAMVSHDPIAASYADRVLVLADGRVVADHGRLTPQQISQLLLTAEGVPA
- the leuA gene encoding 2-isopropylmalate synthase, whose product is MKHPQLPTSMPIGKYVPFHEQIKVDLPDRQWPSKVISKAPRWCAVDLRDGNQALIDPMNSERKKRMFDLLVGMGYKEIEVGFPSASQTDYDFVRELIEGGHIPDDVTIQVLTQCRDQLIERTFDAIRGAKQVIVHFYNSTSILQRRVVFGLGEDGIVDIATQAARLVKKLEETVPDTDVYYEYSPESYTGTELEFAARICNEVIEIIDPTPDHKMIVNLPATVEMATPNVYADSIEWMSAHLTRRESVMLSLHPHNDRGTGVAAAELGYQAGADRIEGCLFGNGERTGNVDLVTLGLNLFSQGIDPQIDFSDIDRIRRTVEHCNQLPVHERHPYGGDLVFTAFSGSHQDAINKGFADMQRQERETGKSINDLVWGVPYLPIDPHDVGRSYEAVVRVNSQSGKGGVAYLLKAEHQLDLPRRLQIEFSGVVQKRTDTVGGEVTPEQLWVAFQDEYLPNTGEGEAAWGRFRPITHSLESGAHEHDHIVATMTDHGEQITVEGEGNGPIDAFVNALASIGVDVRVLDYAEHTLSTGGDASAAAYLECAIGDRVLWGVGVHSSIVKASLTAILSAVNRAERDAAVAEAAAG
- a CDS encoding response regulator, yielding MIDDQALFRSGLALVIGSQPDLTVVGQAGDGDEAVDLVARVSPDVLLMDVRMPHLDGVAATRAICAKYGDEAPKVLVLTTFDLDAAVADAIEAGASGFLLKDAQPEFLLGAIRAVAAGNQVVAASATKSLFERFRAEQAQAPGAEYDLLTGREREIMLRAAQGMSNAEIASAEYLSEATVKTHMSRILTKLHLRDRVQLVVYCYEHGLL